From the Diospyros lotus cultivar Yz01 chromosome 13, ASM1463336v1, whole genome shotgun sequence genome, one window contains:
- the LOC127788757 gene encoding transmembrane 9 superfamily member 5-like, whose translation MAKVVLVSILVMLIAALAISVGSLNASQDVRRYKHGDDIPLFANKVYPRDRPCAAEPYFKLPFCRPSLSKPSDRVKSLEEVLQGDCFTHTQYRLQFLAKRINRSLCKKNLTIEEVAMFRRAIRDKFEYQMYWDRFLIQGVVGQVRSVVNSSSPRYYLVKHIDFLAKYNGRVVTNIEIASDFNSAVDITEDAPVKVEFTYSLYWNITASHAVQTSNDTALMPINIIKKQGQGSSVEFILSLFIGCYKACIGFLLAFTLSLYSKNIFGLLNRFLLVASKQIHGNACSCVSYASLHCAVVGIGTQLFFLICGLFALAYAGFLHPCNHTEYAVQILVMYYLTSGISGYVAASFYRRHHFQNGWAVCVLQTGALYLVPTLSMILVMDVLAEAALGVPVLSNFEFMIIAVLGLGAVTNLYLVIGAFIPYAPQADRPGASSSSRSQHQHESSCPRATNKTPTRVLVHRPFWCWRTASQMFVAGLVHFMLVSSHVDILYASLWNLRVCGAFITLLTDFFSLSFLTFEMGLLFAWLEHYMQPDDDHNWQWRCVLRGGSTAIFMLAYGIRFHIKAYPEDGMVKLVIFMGYNACICYALFLILGTIDFYSSLLVHKLVEAPLAEHEG comes from the exons ATGGCTAAAGTTGTTCTGGTGAGTATCTTGGTTATGCTAATCGCGGCTCTGGCAATCTCAGTGGGATCTCTGAATGCTTCTCAGGATGTTCGCCGCTACAAACATGGAGATGACATCCCGTTGTTCGCTAACAAAGTTTATCCTCGGGATCGTCCatg TGCGGCAGAACCATACTTCAAACTACCCTTCTGTCGTCCATCAC TTAGTAAACCAAGCGACCGAGTAAAATCCTTGGAGGAAGTTCTGCAGGGTGACTGCTTCACCCACACTCAGTACCGACTACAGTTTCTGGCCAAAAGAATCAATCGATCATTATGCAAGAAGAACCTGACGATAGAAGAAGTTGCAATGTTCAGGCGCGCAATCCGCGATAAATTTGAATACCAGATGTACTGGGACCGCTTTCTCATTCAGGGCGTAGTCGGCCAAGTTAGATCCGTAGTTAACTCTTCGAGCCCTAGGTATTATCTGGTCAAACACATTGATTTCCTTGCCAAATACAACGGTCGGGTTGTAACCAATATAGAAATCGCAAGTGACTTCAATTCTGCCGTGGATATAACCGAAGACGCTCCTGTCAAAGTCGAGTTCACATATTCACTCTATTGGAATATTACAGCATCCCATGCTGTTCAAACATCAAATGACACGGCTCTGATGCCCATCAATATCATTAAGAAGCAAGGGCAAGGCAGTTCCGTTGAGTTCATTCTGTCATTATTCATCGGCTGCTACAAAGCCTGTATCGGCTTCCTTCTTGCATTTACTTTAAGCCTGTATTCAAAAAACATATTCGGCCTTCTAAACCG GTTTTTATTGGTAGCTTCAAAGCAAATCCATGGCAACGCATGCAGTTGTGTGTCATACGCCTCCTTACACTGTGCAGTTGTCGGCATAGGCACTCAGCTCTTCTTTCT AATTTGCGGCCTATTTGCGTTGGCTTATGCAGGATTTCTTCATCCCTGCAATCACACGGAGTATGCCGTTCAGATTCTTGTGATGTATTACCTCACATCCGGTATTTCTGGATATGTGGCAGCTTCATTTTATAGACGtcatcattttcaaaatggatgg GCAGTATGTGTCCTCCAGACTGGGGCCCTGTACCTGGTCCCAACCTTGTCGATGATCTTGGTCATGGACGTATTAGCAGAAGCGGCCCTTGGGGTTCCGGTCCTATCCAATTTTGAATTCATGATTATAGCTGTTTTGGGATTGGGAGCTGTCACAAATTTGTACCTAGTTATAGGCGCGTTTATTCCGTATGCTCCCCAGGCTGATCGTCCTGGGGCTAGTAGTAGCAGCAGATCCCAACATCAACATGAATCTTCTTGTCCCCGTGCTACCAACAAAACCCCAACGAGAGTACTGGTTCATCGGCCATTTTGGTGCTGGCGAACAGCCTCCCAAATGTTTGTGGCTGGCCTTGTTCATTTCATGTTAGTGTCCAGCCATGTGGACATCTTGTACGCAAGCCTCTGGAACCTCAGAGTCTGTGGCGCATTCATCACCCTGCTCACTGACTTCTTTTCTCTCAGCTTTCTCACCTTTGAAATGGGCCTACTTTTTGCATGGCTTGAGCATTACATGCAGCCAGATGATGACCACAACTGGCAGTGGAG ATGCGTGCTGCGTGGGGGCTCAACTGCTATTTTCATGCTGGCTTACGGCATCCGCTTCCATATCAAAGCATATCCAGAAGATGGAATGGTGAAGTTGGTGATTTTCATGGGCTATAATGCTTGCATATGTTACGCTTTATTCCTGATACTTGGAACCATTGACTTCTACTCTTCTTTACTCGTCCACAAGCTTGTTGAAGCCCCTTTGGCTGAACATGAGGGGTAG
- the LOC127788758 gene encoding transmembrane 9 superfamily member 4-like, translating into MAKQSFEEDDGEKVLGKRCNDYERIAVSNMENGSRCSLAKFILRMIAAPLSHTSNCLSALQDVRVNFRNKDIDAYYIYDATYSSPVTNWTFLEEILEGDCFTNTQYQLNFKVDKIEETLCEKKLTSDDVAMFRKAIHNEFVFEMFYNNIRMQWLVGEVGVESENSSNIRYYLVKHIHFYANSIGDRVKNILVMGELSSAVDITEDSGRTVKFTYSVSWNKRKYTDESPVKQEKDISFLIFIFLICVWIGMLTIIIVPYYRSYLKRDLRRTHGHRCRCPRFTSLLGAILGTGIQLFILCCTLFILAYVGFVGRCNQFTMIRSTLMVHGMAFVVSGYVATAFHTNYRETGIGWKECLFQTGCICLAPVCLTFIFTNSVSKLVFGVIDTDIGAMAPTFFIWAAGSFSSLVYAGRSGYKDFRSVPPLPCATSRVQGVAHPGSGHHISKPIEPQGLWFIHPPVDNLHFAHSSDYSGGHYFHTDSILQAARRGLVVEIVSPSLLFETTEIEISCFYLRRSIFRGGSTAIFLFMYGIYFHAEVLNMPINTLKLFMFMCYDACFFYALFLMLGTVGFCSSYLVHRERQKAVHEHDS; encoded by the exons ATGGCAAAGCAGAGCTtcgaagaagatgatggagaaAAAGTTTTGGGGAAAAGATGTAACGATTATGAAAG GATCGCCGTTTCAAATATGGAGAACGGATCCCGCTGTTCGCTGGCAAAATTTATCCTTCGTATGATAGCTG CTCCACTTTCCCATACTTCAAACTGCCTTTCTGCCCTCCAGGATGTAAGAgtgaattttagaaataaagatATTGATGCTTACTACATATATGATGCCACATATAGCT CTCCAGTAACAAATTGGACATTCCTGGAAGAGATTTTGGAGGGCGACTGCTTCACCAATACTCAATACCAGCTAAACTTTAAAGTTgacaaaattgaagaaacacTATGTGAGAAGAAGCTGACATCTGATGATGTTGCAATGTTTAGGAAAGCAATCCATAACGAATTTGTTTTTGAGATGTTCTACAACAACATTCGTATGCAATGGCTTGTAGGGGAGGTTGGAGTAGAGAGTGAGAATTCTTCAAATATTAGGTATTATCTTGTCAAACATATTCATTTCTATGCCAATTCCATTGGGGATCGAGTAAAGAACATTCTAGTCATGGGTGAACTCAGTTCTGCTGTTGATATAACTGAAGATTCTGGTAGGACAGTGAAATTCACGTATTCTGTCTCCTGGAATAAACGCAAATATACTGACGAGAGCCCtgtaaagcaagaaaaagatatttcctttttgatattcatatttctcatttGCGTATGGATTGGAATGCTCACGATCATAATTGTCCCATACTATAGAAGTTACCTCAAAAG GGATTTGAGGCGAACTCATGGTCATAGATGCAGATGTCCTCGATTCACATCCTTGCTTGGTGCCATCCTGGGAACCGGCATTCAGCTATTCATTTT ATGCTGCACCTTATTCATACTGGCATATGTTGGATTTGTTGGGCGCTGCAATCAATTTACTATGATTAGATCGACTCTCATGGTACATGGAATGGCATTTGTGGTTTCTGGATATGTGGCAACTGCATTTCACACAAATTACAGGGAAACTGGAATTGGATGG AAAGAATGTCTTTTCCAGACTGGCTGCATTTGCCTTGCCCCAGTCTGCTTGACATTCATATTCACGAATTCAGTATCAAAATTAGTATTCGGGGTCATTGATACAGATATTGGCGCCATGGCTCCAACTTTTTTCATATGGGCGGCTGGTTCATTTTCATCTCTAGTTTATGCTGGGAGGAGCGGATATAAGGACTTTAGATCCGTACCTCCATTGCCTTGTGCTACCAGCAGAGTCCAAGGGGTGGCTCATCCG GGATCTGGACACCATATATCGAAGCCTATTGAACCTCAGGGTCTGTGGTTCATTCACCCTCCTGTTGACAACCTTCATTTTGCTCATTCTAGCGACTATTCTGGTGGCCATTATTTTCACACAGATTCAATTTTGCAAGCTGCAAGACGAGGACTGGTGGTGGAG ATTGTCTCCCCAAGTTTACTATTTGAAACAACAGAGATCGAAATCTCCTGTTTTTATCTTCGCAGGTCGATCTTCCGTGGGGGCTCAACTGCAATCTTCTTGTTTATGTACGGCATATACTTCCATGCAGAAGTATTGAATATGCCCATTAACACCTTGAAGCTGTTCATGTTCATGTGCTACGATGCTTGCTTCTTCTATGCTTTGTTCCTGATGCTTGGAACCGTTGGCTTCTGCTCCTCTTACCTCGTCCATCGCGAGAGACAGAAGGCAGTCCACGAGCATGACAGCTGA